Proteins encoded by one window of Carassius auratus strain Wakin chromosome 8, ASM336829v1, whole genome shotgun sequence:
- the LOC113107225 gene encoding protein mago nashi homolog yields MSSSDFYLRYYVGHKGKFGHEFLEFEFRPDGKLRYANNSNYKNDVMIRKEAYVHKSVMEELKRIIDDSEITKEDDALWPPPDRVGRQELEIVIGDEHISFTTSKIGSLIDVNQSKDPEGLRVFYYLVQDLKCLVFSLIGLHFKIKPI; encoded by the exons ATGTCCTCGAGTGACTTTTATTTGAGGTACTATGTGGGCCATAAAGGTAAATTCGGACACGAATTTCTGGAATTTGAATTCAGACCAGACG GCAAACTGAGGTATGCAAACAACAGTAACTACAAGAACGACGTCATGATCCGAAAAGAG gCGTATGTTCATAAAAGTGTGATGGAAGAGTTGAAGAGAATCATTGATGACAGTGAGATCACAAAAGAAGACGATGCCTTGTGGCCACCTCCAGACAGAGTCGGGCGACAA GAACTGGAGATTGTCATCGGTGatgaacacatttcattcacaacTTCCAAAATTGGATCTTTAATTGATGTCAACCAGTCCAA GGACCCAGAAGGACTCAGAGTTTTCTACTACCTGGTCCAGGATCTCAAATGCCTTGTATTCAGTCTCATCGGCCTCCACTTCAAAATCAAGCCCATCTAG
- the uck2a gene encoding uridine-cytidine kinase 2-A: MAGDSDSKLDNQAENEYVVRQPFLIGVAGGTASGKSSVCGKIMELLGQNKIDHHQRQVAILSQDSFYRVLTAEQKAKALKGQFNFDHPDAFDNELIVKTLCEIMEGRTVQIPVYDFVTHSRKEETVTVYPADVVLFEGILMFYSQEIRDLFQMKLFVDTDADTRLSRRVLRDISERGRDLEQVLSQYITFVKPAFEEFCLPTKKYADVIIPRGADNLVAINLIVQHIQDILNGGLNKRLNGYLNGHNTPRKRHPSESSSRPH; the protein is encoded by the exons ATGGCAGGAGACAGCGACAGCAAGTTGGACAATCAAGCCGAAAATGAGTATGTTGTCAGGCAACCTTTCCTCATCGGGGTAGCCGGCGGCACTGCCAGCGGCAAG tCATCAGTTTGTGGGAAGATCATGGAgcttcttggccagaataagatCGACCATCATCAGAGGCAGGTGGCCATTCTCAGTCAGGATAGTTTCTACAGGGTTCTGACCGCTGAACAGAAGGCCAAGGCTCTAAAAGGACAATTTAACTTTGACCACCCAG ATGCGTTTGATAATGAGTTGATAGTCAAAACCCTTTGTGAAATCATGGAGGGAAGAACTGTCCAGATTCCCGTCTACGACTTTGTTACCCACTCAAG GAAAGAAGAGACGGTCACTGTATATCCAGCAGATGTCGTTTTATTTGAAGGCATTCTTATGTTTTATTCGCAAGAAATCCGAGATCTGTTTCAAATGAAGCTGTTTGTGGATACGGATGCAGACACACGTCTGTCACGCAGAG TTCTGAGAGACATCAGTGAGAGAGGTCGTGACCTAGAGCAGGTGCTAAGCCAGTACATCACTTTTGTTAAGCCTGCCTTTGAGGAGTTCTGTCTGCCT ACCAAAAAGTATGCCGATGTGATCATTCCAAGGGGAGCTGATAATCTGG tTGCAATAAATTTGATAGTGCAACACATTCAGGATATTCTAAATGGTGGTTTGAACAAACGCTTGAACGGATACCTCAATGGCCACAACACGCCTCGTAAACGGCATCCCTCGGAGTCCAGCAGCAGGCCGCATTGA
- the tmco1 gene encoding calcium load-activated calcium channel: protein MSTMFADTILIVFISICTALLAEGITWVLVYRTEKYKRLKAEVEKQSKKLEKKKETITESAGRQQKKKIERQEEKLKNNNRDLSMVRMKSMFAIGFCFTALMGMFNSIFDGRVVAKLPFVPLSYIQGLSHRNLLGEDYTDCSFIFLYILCTMSIRQNIQKMLGLAPSRAATKQAGGFLGPPPQAAKFS from the exons ATGAGCACAATGTTTGCAGATACGATTCTTATTGTGTTCATATCTATTTGCACAGCATTATTAGCGGAAG GTATAACATGGGTTCTGGTGTACCGCACAGAGAAATACAAGAGACTAAAGGCCGAGGttgaaaaacaaagtaaaaaac tggagaaaaagaaagagacaatTACGGAATCAGCTGGGCGTCAACAGAAGAAAAAGATTG AGAGACAAGAGGAGAAACTCAAGAACAATAACCGAGATCTCTCTAtg GTCCGGATGAAATCAATGTTTGCCATTGGCTTTTGCTTCACTGCTTTGATGGGCATGTTCAATTCCAT CTTTGACGGTCGTGTTGTAGCCAAACTTCCATTTGTCCCGTTGTCATATATCCAAGGCCTCTCACACCGCAACCTCCTTGGCGAAGATTACACAGACTGTTCCTTCATCTTCCTCTACATCCTGTGCACCATGTCAATTCGACAG AATATCCAGAAGATGTTGGGTCTCGCCCCATCCCGTGCCGCCACCAAACAGGCTGGAGGATTTTTAGGACCTCCTCCACAAGCTGCAAAGTTTTCATAA
- the LOC113107227 gene encoding aldehyde dehydrogenase family 9 member A1-A-like produces the protein MAQQPLLSLPEFQGVSTGTLVVKEPLNFWGGARVKPKDTKNSEPVYEPATGRVLCDMIPCGEEEVDEAIKSAHSAYLKWSKLSGMERARIMLEAARIIRERRDEIARAEVANNGKSITEAQVDIDVAWQGIEYYAGIAPTLSGQHIQLPGGSFAYTRREPLGVCVGIGAWNYPFQIAAWKSAPAMACGNAVVFKPSPMTPVTAVMLAEIYKEAGVPDGLFNVVQGGAETGGLLCQHPMVAKVSFTGSVPTGKKVMEMAAKGVKQVTLELGGKSPLIIFKDCELENAIKGALMANFLTQGEVCCNGTRVFVQREIMPQFLEEVVKRTKAIPVGDPMCEETRMGALISKPHMEKVLGFIKQAKEQGAKVLCGGEQFVPNDPKLKDGYFVLPCVLDNCRDDMTCVREEIFGPVMSVLPFETEEEVLQRANNTTFGLASGVFTRDIARAHRVAANLEAGTCYINNYNVGPVEVPFGGYKMSGFGRENGQVTIEYYSQLKTVVVEMGDVESIF, from the exons ATGGCTCAGCAACCGCTTCTGTCGCTGCCCGAGTTTCAGGGTGTTTCCACGGGTACTTTGGTGGTGAAGGAGCCGCTGAATTTCTGGGGAGGAGCGAGAGTGAAGCCGAAGGACACAAAGAACTCTGAACCAGTATACGAACCAGCAActg GTCGTGTGCTGTGTGATATGATTCCCTGCGGAGAGGAGGAGGTAGATGAGGCCATAAAAAGTGCTCATTCTGCATACCTAAAATGGAGCAAATTATCAGGAATGGAGAGGGCCCGGATCATGCTAGAAGCCGCCAGAATTATTAGG GAGCGCAGGGATGAAATTGCGAGAGCAGAAGTGGCCAACAATGGAAAATCAATCACTGAGGCTCAGGTGGACATTGATGTTGCTTGGCAGGGTATTGAGTACTATGCTGGCATTGCTCCCACTTTGTCAG GCCAGCATATTCAGCTTCCAGGAGGATCTTTTGCTTATACCAGAAGGGAGCCACTGGGAGTGTGTGTTGGCATTGGAGCTTGGAACTACCCTTTCCAGATAGCTGCCTGGAAGTCAGCCCCAGCTATGGCCTGTG GCAATGCTGTGGTGTTTAAACCATCTCCCATGACCCCAGTGACAGCAGTTATGCTGGCAGAGATCTACAAAGAGGCCGGTGTCCCAGATGGACTCTTTAATGTTGTACAAGGAGGAGCAGAGACTGGAGGATTGCTGTGTCAACATCCCATGGTGGCCAAAGTGTCCTTCACTGGCAGTGTTCCCACTGGAAAGAAG GTTATGGAAATGGCAGCCAAAGGTGTGAAGCAGGTGACTTTGGAGCTTGGAGGAAAGTCACCACTGATCATCTTTAAGGACTGTGAACTGGAGAATGCTATAAAAGGGGCCCTCATGGCCAACTTCCTCACCCAAGGAGAg GTGTGCTGCAATGGAACACGGGTGTTTGTGCAAAGGGAGATCATGCCACAGTTCCTGGAGGAGGTTGTGAAGAGGACCAAGGCCATCCCTGTTGGGGATCCCATGTGTGAAGAAACACGCATGGGTGCCCTCATCAGCAAACCTCACATGGAAAAAGTGCTGGGCTTCATCAAGCAAGCAAAAGAACAG GGTGCAAAGGTTTTATGTGGAGGAGAACAATTTGTTCCGAATGATCCCAAACTGAAAGATGGGTACTTTGTGTTGCCATGTGTGCTTG ataattgCAGGGATGATATGACCTGTGTAAGGGAGGAGATCTTTGGCCCTGTGATGTCTGTTCTGCCTTTTGAGACAGAGGAGGAAGTTCTTCAAAGAGCCAACAACACAACCTTTGGCTTGGCATCTGGAGTCTTCACCAG GGATATTGCTCGTGCCCACAGAGTTGCTGCAAACCTTGAAGCAGGAACGTGCTACATCAACAACTACAATGTTGGCCCTGTGGAAGTTCCTTTTGGAGGCTACAAGATGTCAG GGTTTGGAAGGGAGAATGGACAAGTGACCATCGAGTACTATTCTCAACTCAAGACCGTTGTGGTGGAAATGGGAGATGTAGAAAGCATCTTTTAG